The Canis lupus familiaris isolate Mischka breed German Shepherd chromosome 27, alternate assembly UU_Cfam_GSD_1.0, whole genome shotgun sequence genome window below encodes:
- the SMIM10L1 gene encoding small integral membrane protein 10-like protein 1 yields MATAAAPSSLALKACSTAGVPSSYGVFCKGLSRTLLAFFELAWQLRMNFPYFYVAGSVILNIRLQVHI; encoded by the coding sequence ATGGCCACCGCGGCGGCTCCGTCTTCCTTGGCCCTCAAAGCCTGCAGCACGGCCGGGGTCCCCAGCTCCTACGGAGTCTTCTGCAAAGGACTCTCCCGCACCTTGCTCGCCTTCTTCGAGCTAGCCTGGCAGCTGCGCATGAACTTCCCGTACTTCTACGTCGCAGGCTCGGTGATCCTCAACATCCGCTTGCAGGTACACATTTAG
- the CAFA-T2R67 gene encoding taste receptor type 2 member 109 (The RefSeq protein has 1 substitution compared to this genomic sequence), producing MPSRIENAFLVAAAGELITGMLGNGFIVLVNCIDLVKNLKLSTADCILTSLALSRIILLCIILLDSLLMVFWQHLYAIDKLAKFISVFWTLSNHLTTWIVTCLNVFYFFKIANFSHPCFTWLRWRISRVLLVLPLGSLFLLFFNFELLDTFTNFWVNLYQRHERNSIWSLDVSKTLYLNSLIVFSFIYLIPFLLSLASLLLLFLSLMRHIRNVQRNSSSRDFRTEAHKRAMKMVMSSLFLSMVNFTSILLTGWFSLLLQNHQANLAVLLLSTLVPSGHSFILILGNNKLRQAALGLLWHLNCHLKMVKPFAS from the coding sequence ATGCCATCTAGAATTGAAAATGCTTTTCTGGTAGCAGCAGCAGGAGAACTCATAACTGGAATGTTGGGGAACGGTTTCATTGTACTAGTTAACTGCATTGACTTGGTGAAGAATCTAAAGCTCTCTACTGCTGACTGCATCCTCACCAGCCTGGCTCTTTCCAGAATCATTCTTCTTTGTATAATACTACTTGATTCACTTTTAATGGTGTTTTGGCAACATCTTTATGCCATTGATAAGCTAGCAAAATTCATTAGTGTTTTTTGGACACTAAGCAATCACCTAACTACCTGGATTGTTACCTGTCTAaatgttttctacttctttaaaatAGCCAATTTTTCCCACCCCTGTTTCACCTGGCTGAGGTGGAGAATTAGCAGAGTGCTACTTGTGCTTCCACTGGGGTCTTTATTCTTACTGTTTTTCAACTTTGAATTATTAGATACATTTACGAATTTCTGGGTTAATCTCTatcaaagacatgaaagaaactCAACTTGGTCCCTAGATGTAAGTAAAACTCTGTATCTTAACAGCTtgattgttttcagtttcatcTACTTAATCCCCTTTCTTCTGTCCCTGGCCTCTttgctccttttatttctttccttaatgaGACATATCAGGAATGTGCAACGGAACTCCAGCTCTAGGGACTTCAGAACAGAGGCCCATAAAAGGGCCATGAAAATGGtgatgtcttctctttttctttccatggtTAATTTTACTTCCATCCTATTAACAGGATGGTTTTCCCTTTTACTGCAGAATCATCAGGCCAATTTGGCTGTCCTGTTATTATCGACTCTTGTACCCTCAGGCCActcatttattctaattttgGGAAACAACAAGTTGAGACAAGCTGCGTTAGGTCTACTGTGGCATCTTAATTGCCACCTGAAAATGGTGAAGCCTTTCGCTTCCTAg
- the TAS2R42 gene encoding taste receptor type 2 member 42, which yields MLAGLDIIFLTLSTAEFIIGMLGNAFIGLVNCSEWVKNRKISLADFILICLAISRIAQLLVSWFESFMMGLSPLFFSTYKLAKSITLLWRITHHLATWFSTCLSIFYLLKIAQFSHSLFLWLRWRMNRVVLAILVFSLFFLLFDFLMLETFNDLFSNVDAMDESNLTLYIYESKTFYVKTLILLSFSYIIPIILSLTSLLLLFLSLVKHIRNLQLNSMGSRDSSTQAHKKAIKMVMSFLFLFTVHFFSIQLSNWMFFLFWNKKITKFIMLAVYVFPSSHSLILILGNSKLRQTALKVLWHLKSSLKREKPNSSLPIDFPESFQ from the coding sequence ATGTTAGCTGGATTGGATATAATCTTTCTTACACTGTCAACAGCAGAATTCATAATTGGAATGTTGGGGAATGCGTTCATTGGACTGGTAAACTGCTCTGAATGGGTCAAGAACCGGAAAATCTCTTTAGCTGACTTCATTCTCATCTGCTTGGCTATCTCCAGAATCGCTCAGCTGTTGGTGTCATGGTTTGAATCATTTATGATGGGACTATCTccacttttcttttccacttataAACTGGCAAAATCTATTACTTTGCTTTGGAGAATAACTCATCATTTGGCTacgtggtttagtacctgcctaaGCATTTTCTACCTCCTTAAGATAGCTCAGTTCTCTCATTCCCTTTTCCTCTGGCTGAGGTGGAGAATGAACAGAGTGGTTCTTGCaattcttgtattttctttgttctttctactGTTTGACTTTCTAATGCTAGAAACATTCAATGATCTCTTCTCGAATGTCGATGCAATGGATGAAAGTAATctgactttatatatatatgaaagtaaaaCTTTTTATGTTAAAACCTTGATTCTTCTTAGTTTTTCCTATATCATTCCTATTATTCTGTCCCTGACCTCATTGctccttttatttctgtccttGGTAAAACACATCAGAAATTTGCAGCTCAACTCCATGGGCTCCAGGGATTCCAGCACACAGGCCCATAAAAAAGCCATTAAAATGGTGatgtctttcctcttccttttcacaGTTCACTTTTTTTCCATACAATTGTCAAATTggatgttttttttattttggaacaaGAAGATCACAAAGTTTATCATGTTGGCCGTTTATGTCTTTCCTTCAAGCCACTCACTAATTTTGATTCTGGGAAACAGCAAGCTGAGACAGACAGCCTTGAAGGTACTGTGGCATCTTAAAAGCTccctgaaaagagaaaaaccaaattcATCTTTACCGATAGACTTTCCAGAATCTTTCCAATGA